The DNA region GAGATGGTGGACGGAATACGAATAACCTTTGATTACACTCTCCCGCTGGTCTTGCTGTACCCATATGAACAAGTTCAGTATAAAAAGGTGACTTCGTCTAAATTTTTTCTTCCGATTAAGGAGAGCGCGACAAGCACTAGTAGGTAAGTTTCAGCAGAGATAACGTGGTGGGATGTTGGccgccctccccctttccaaagACAGTGGCTGAAGAGACCTTGGTCTGAGAAGGGTAGGAGAAGTGGGTTTGGCTTGAGTTCCTCACTGGCTGTAAGGCTCGGGAGGTGTCTTCCGAACCCCTTGCTTCTGCCTCTCTATTGTGGAAAGAGCATCTGTGTCCTTGGGTAGCTTCTGTTTAATGAAGTTTACGAAGGGCCAACCACGTGTGGCCTTCAAGTAAATGTCAGTTCCCTTCCCGCTGTGCTGCGTCGCCACTCTGTTCCATCAGTGGCCGAGCACAACCAAACTTCTGTTCTTTGAGGGGAAAAGTCCCCTGACCTGAAGTCCGCTGTGATCTGTATAAGCGCCCTCTGCCTCGTGCCTGTTCCTGAGCCAGGGTCTGCTCCGCtttcccctgccccctctctcctgcCGCCCCACTGGTGTTGGCCACCTGCGGGGCCGTGTGCTGCAGAAgccacctttccctctgtccgttCCGCCCCTGGTGGCTCACTGCTCCTGGTTCTCAGCCTGCCTGCCTTTCCTGTGGGTGTCACTGCAGGTGCAAGGCTTGTGCGGCTCCCTGGGGGCCGGCATTGGTGTCCCCGTTCCCTATTCCAAACTGCAGGTTCCCAGTGTCTCTCGTGAGCTGTGTCTGCACACACTGGGGCTTTCGGTAGTTATGTTATGAGATAATATGCTCTTCTTATTCTTGCGACCAGGGTTTCTGAACTTTGGCCCTGTTGCTGTTTGGAACCTTGTTGTGCTTTGCTGCGGGGCGCCCTGCGAGCTGTAGCAGCGTGCCTGCTTTCACCACTAGATGCAGTAGTACTTCCCAGTTGTGAGAGCCAGAACAGTGCAGTGTCAGCGTCCCCTGGCAGGCCAGACACAGGAGGGCAGTGACCGAGAGGGTTAAGGTGGTTGAATGTGCTTAGTGACTTTTACGGAGACTGCCTGTCTCGGCAGACTTGAGAGTGGATGTTTACAGCCCTCCTGCGGTGGAGCTGAGAGTGTGTTTACTGGTCCGTCTGAAGGAGGACACGGAAGAGCCAGCCCCTCCAGGCTCTGCCAAGAGCCCACAGGCTAGGGGTGCGTGACACTCCACTTTCTTCCGCAGGAGCCAGGAGGAGCTCTCTCCAAGCCCCCCTTTGTTGAATCCGTCCACCCCGCAGTCCACGGAGAGCCAGCCGACCACCGGGGAACCGGCCACCCCGAAAAGGCGCAAAGCGGAGCCTGAGGCCCTGCAGTCTCTGCGGCGCTCCACGCGCCACTCTGCCAACAGCGACCGGCTGTCCGAGAGCAGCGCCTCGCCGCAGCCCAAGCGCCGGCAGCAGGATGCATCCGCCAGCATGCCCAAGCTGTTCCTGCACCTGGAAAAGAGTAGGTCCTCTTCTGGGTCCAGGGTGCAGTCTGACCGCaagaggggctggggaagggtcGGGGATGGTGCACAGCCCACCCAGGTTCTCCCACTCGCCTGGGGAATTCCATCCACGCTTGGCCCAGGCTGAGGCTCGGGGCGTTTCCCAGGCCTGGGAGCAGCGCAGTGAGAGAGGCGCCGCTCGGCCTCGGCCCGGCACCTGCTGCTTTAGTCGTGTGTTGCGGCCAGTTCAGCCACTCTGCACTCTCTCCCTGGCCTTGATACCAGGCAACCAGTGGTTACTTGCTGCCCCTGTGGACGTGTCTCCTCTGAATCTTCTCTGGGATCCTGCGCTGTGTCCCTTGTGTGCTTTCTTTCCCTCGGCGTCCTGTTTTCCCAGTCATCGTGCTGTGACTTCTGTTAGGACTTGACTCCTTTTCTTGGAGGTGGTCAGATGCTGCTGTACGTGCTGTCTTATACTAGGAGAGTCTTCCTGTAAAAGATTAGTAACTTCTCTGCTCTCTGTAACTGTCTGCCAGCGTCTGTCATTCAGTGCCATGTGGTTTGTAAGTGAATAATGAGCGTCTTTTCCTTCTGAAGAGACGCCTGTGCACAGCAGATCCTCCTCGCCTGTCCCTGTGACCCCCAGCAAGGAAGGCAGCACGGTGTTTGCCAGCTTTGAAGGCAGAAGAACCAATGAGATAAATGAGGTACAGTTAGTGTCTGGCTGGCTGTCCCCCGCAAGTCCTTCCTTGTGTGGCTGTTTCAGTCCCGTGGGAGGAAGTCAGGTTTCCTTAGAAGTATGATGTTGCCTTTGCTGTGGATAGTAACAGAATTGTTCATATGGTATGTAGCATTGtatatttggtttctttttttttttttttgtatttttctgaagttggaaagggggaggggggaggcagtcggacagactcccgcatgcccctgactgggatccacccggcacgcccaccagggggcgatgctctgcccatctgggccgttgctctgttgcaaccagagccattctagcgcctgaggcagaggccatagagccatcctcagcgcccgggccatctttcctccaatggagccttggctgcgggaggggaagagagagacagagaggaaggagagggggagggctggagaagcagatgggcgcttctcctgtgtgccctggccgggaatcaaacccaggactcctgcacaccaggccgacgctctaccactgaacaaccggccagggcctatttagttTCTAAAAGGAAAGAATTGTTAGGATTTCAGCCCTACACAACATtcgtctttttgttttttggtttttttacaaagacagagagagagtcagagaaagggatagacagggacagacagacaggaacagagagatgagaagcatcaatcatcagtttttcattgtgacaccttagttgttcattgattgctttctcatatgtgccttgatcgcgggccttcagcagaccaagtgaccccttgctcgagccagcgaccttgggtccaagctggtgagcttttgctcaaaccagatgagcccatgttcaagctggcgacctcagggtctcaaacctgggtcctccgcatcccagtccgacgctctatccactgtgccactgcccggtcaggcaacaTTCGTCTTTTATCTTAAGTATTGAAATATGAGTACAGTAAGTCTTCACATAACATCATGGGTGGGTTCTTCCGCCTGAAGCAAAACGACATAAAATAAAAGCAGCCTTactataggctaattgatataaacaagagttaaattcCTGTGGGATCTCATCATAATCAAGTGATGTGATCTGAGGACCTGCTGTATTTTCATCTTATTGACTAGGCATCGGAACACTTACTCTGAAAAAGGCCAGAGCGGAAATGCTTGAGTCTTGGTGGGCTATACGGTGCTTCACAAGCTGCGCAGCTGCAGAAGTCTCCATGACACTACGTAATGAATGAGCAGCCTGTGTTCCAATTACACATGGACACGAAGATTTCAAATCAGATAGCTTTCATTGTGATGAGATGTTCCTTTTTTGCTATTCCAACCACTTACAAATACAAACCCATCCTTACCAATAATCTGAATAGCCATCCCTCTGAAGGCCTGCTGTATGTAGCATTGTGCCAAGCACTTGCCCTGAATTACCTCAGCTTCCTGCCTGCCACCAGGTTTCCATTTCACAGGCAGGGAAACTGGGTTGTGAAGCTGTTTATCAGGGCACTTCCCTGGTCTAGGTAGTGGGAGTTTCAAGGACCGAGGAGATGGATGTCTTAGGCCAGCAGGACATTCCGTGGGTCTCCCGAGCGAGGGGCGGTTTCCCTGTTTCTGAGTAGGGGAGGTGCCTACTGGGCGGAGTCAGATTGTCAGTGTTCTCAGCTTCCATGTCTATTTTCACTTGCTTCAGTGGGGGAATTTGTCTTCAAAGTGAATGTAACGGCAGACATGAAGGGTTTGGAAACAGCAGTGCCAACGTGTTTGGGTTACTTTTGCCGCTTCATTCTCGGACACAGCAGGGTCCCGACAGGCAAAGGGAGAGGCCCAGCAGCCACAGCTCATTGTAGGTCGTAGCTGCTGGAGATTAGGAAAGCACACATTTCCTTCATCTAATCTTAAGTCTCCCCccgacttttatttatttttatgagcttttgtttattttgatatggTGGTAtatttttcctatacatataattctaatttttttgtggTTAGAAGTATCTCCATGTAGCCAAGAAGGGTCCTGTGATTGatttaaaaggcaaaaatgttttgaaaaaggaTAGTAGAaaagtataatatattatatatgctaaTGTATAGTCTGTATGGAAAACATATATCTATATTTTCTCCATGTCCCTGTACCATAATTCCACCACTAAGAAATGAACATTGACATTTCAGTGTACACTTCTTggtacttttttgtgtgtatttacaTAATAATTATGCACAGTATTTTATATTGTGTATTTACCTTTTTGCAAGTATCGCGTTGCGCTTACCCTGTAGCTTGATCCTGTTCAGCATAGCCCATTATACCCCCGTCCCTCCCGAGATCACGCCCACACAGAGCTCCGGCAGGAAAGTCGGACCGGACGGGTCCCTTCCGAACTGCCGCGTTGGTTTGTTGTCACTGTCTCCTCCCCGTCTCTGGTCCAGCTGCGGAGCAAGTTCTGAGGTGCCAGACGGCCGGGAGCTGGGACATGGGATTGGTGACAGCCTGCTGGTCTGCGGAAGTCCGAGCGCATGTGCTTCTGCCGGGCCTCCAGGTGCTGAGATGCGCTGCAAATGGCGTGTGCAGATCCAACAGAGCGTTCCATCTGTGCTTTTCCCAGGTCCTCGCCTGGAAACTGGTACCTGACAGCTACCCGCCAGGTGACCAGCCTCCTCCGCCCTCTTGCATTTACGGGGCTCAACACTTACTGCGATTGTTTGGTAAGAAATTCTGGTCcctgcttccccccaccccttgtgtttttggttttaaCACTCTTGTTAGCTTGTATACAACTTGGGGTCTACGGAAAATTACTGGCAGGTCACCCTTTCATTAAAAACCAAGGTACTTACTGAAccttaaatttataaaacttgCACAGGCAGTCCCTGAGTTACGGACCAGAGGGGTCCTGTAGGTCTGCTCGCAAGTTGAATGTGTATGTAAGTTGGAATGGGTACATTCACTGATTAAATGCAACATAGATGTTTATCTTAACGTAGTCTTTATTTTTACCTCCTTATGCTTATAAATCCTTGAGACCATTTTCAAACCTCCAGAACCGATCTCACTTGTAACCTGAGGACTGCCCGCATGTGTAATATTAGTACTGCTATTCTGTCCTTGTGTTCACTCAGCTTTTCGTTCCATAATGTAGATGTTCATTTCAGTCACAATAAGGACAGAGCCCCAGACAGTCCCTAGTGTGTGCTACCCGTTGTCAGATTCTGCCGATAGTAAATGGTtcgcttttctttttaatgcagtGAAACTTCCAGAAATCCTTGGGAAGATGTCCTTTTCTGAGAAGAATCTGAAGGCTTTACTGAAGCACTTTGATCTCTTTCTGAggtatttttattactttgtcaAAACTTACCTCTACTGCGTGTATGTGATTGGCCTGGATTTCTCTGTAGCAGATGTGGAAGCTAGCTCTAATAcatgttttataataaatacgAGCAGTATTACCTAAGTACAGTGGGTTCTAACTGCAGTTGTAATATTAGGGGGATTTTGGCTGTTTCTATTTTCCATGATTTATCTGCTTTCTGAATCAAGGCTACTCACTGTATGGAGGTGGTATTTTTTGTGTCACTAGAAGAATCCAGCTGGGTAAccttgtaaaaagaaaattaattttctacaGTAGAATTGATTAAGAATGataattttgtactttttattcaGGAGTGTGTTAAGTATTAGACTCTTTGTCACAAGTACGTAAAGTAACTTGAAGATTAGCATTTATTGGTTGGATTTGAGGCTTTACTTCAGCGTtaagaaagaatgactaatgttgACAGTGTGTGAGTTTATCCTTACATTTTTAGGCATTTGGGATAGGAGGAGCTCGAGGGAACGTGAAGCCTGATTCGCTTGCTCGTTACTGGCCCGTGGGAGTGAGTGTTGAGCCCTCTGTGGTGAAGTCTGGGGCCCTTCCCTGTCACGGTAGCATCTGTGCGTTAGTCTGGAACGGGCGCACGGAAACTTCTGCTGCCCGCAGTCAGTCAGTGTTCTTGTTTGTACTTGAGTGCTGTAAGCTGGGACTCTTACACTTCCTTGTGGCAAATAAGGGCACAAAATGCTCCTTGCTTGTTACACCATTCGACTTCGGTGTAACTTAGCCACTAGAAGCGTTGTGAATTTTTCAGGTGGCATTTGCTGAGTTTATGGAAAGGTAGAAATGGTCACTGAGGCCTGTTGGCATAGAGGTGTTTATATAGTCAAGACTGCCACCTAGCGGAGTTTAGGTCCTATCTTTTTATCTGTACACTTGATAACGAAAGGATTCTGAGGAAATAGTCATTAACGTACAAGTTGGATGTATGCAGTGAAAGTAATCAGTATAGAGGCACCAAGATTATATTCATCCTTTCTTCCTAGTGCCAGAAAAGAGGGACGTGTTAGAGCAGTTGGCAGTTAAGACTGTGCTTGCTGGACGTGGGTCCTTCCTGTGGTCATCACTGATGCCATTGTTTCTTTCCCCAGGTTTTTAGCAGAGTACCATGATGACTTCTTTCCAGAGTCTGCCTACGTCGCGGCCTGTGAGGCACACTACAGCACTAAGAACCCCAGGGCCACTTACTAGTTGCGGTGGCTCTGGGCGGACAGCCTTCCTGCCCGGCTCTGCGCGCTGGGTCCCCAGTGGAGGACTGGGGGGCGGTGGGAGGTGCACTACCCACCCCAGGGAGGCTCTAGCAGAGGCGGGCCCAGTTCTTTGAGTTATCACATATACTGTAGTTAGTTTTGTTAAGGAGGACCTCCTTGGTCCCTGAACAGCCTCCATGTCACCCTAGCCACTGTACATGTCACCTGTGATGGGGGAAAGAACAGCTGTGTTCCCAGTGAAATGTTCATGAAAGTGTGCGTAGCTTAGGCTGTTTCAGTAGACATTGGAGTTGTTAGCAATAAgcatatttttagttatttgttaGCACTAAGCAAAATTCTTTTgcaaaaatgttttcattctgATGATGGGACTGAGCAACTCTGTCCaacaaattttagtttttcttggaAACTGCAGAGTATTACCAAAATATTTTACAGGGAGTTGATATTGAAGGCAAAAGGAAATGTGCAGCTATACAGTTGCTTTATAGTTCCCTTTCTGTAAAATCTTATTTTTGGTGATCTAAAAAAAGCCTTGCCTGACTTGTTTGAGATTTTACCGCTGTACTTCGTGGTGTAGTTTATGGTTCCCATTCCGtgtaatgttctttttgatgttcTAAATAAAGCAGAGCCCGTCTTGTTGGAAAGACCCAAGAGAGCGAGTCTCCACTCTGGCCTGGCCTCTTTCTTTATTGCAAAGGAGCAGTAAGGTAACTTGCTGACTTCTAATTGTTTGTTTGATTTCGTTTGAcctttgtgcctttttttttttttttttttcatttttctgaagctggaaacggggagagacagtcagacagactcccgcatgcgcccgaccgggatccacccggcacgcccaccatggggcgacgctctgcccaccagggggcgatgctctgcccatcctgggcgtcgccatattgcgaccagagccactctagcgcctggggcagaggccacagagccatccccagcgcccgggccatctttgctccaatggagccttggctgcgggaggggaagagagagacagagaggaaagtgcggcggaggggtggagaagcaaatgggcgcttctcctgtgtgccctggccgggaatcgaacccgggtcctccgcacgctaggccgacgctctaccgctgagccaaccagccagggccctttgtgCCTTTTTTGTTAATGCTTTTGGTTTTCCGTCTTTTGTGTCACTTGGCAGCTTGACTAGAAGGTGCTTACTGGAAGTTGGTACAGCCCTTCACTGTCGCTGCCTTCTGGGCCGGTCTACGTCTGACACATTGGTCCCCTCCATTGCAGCCCGCTGGTGGTCTCTCAGAGCACCTTCAGGTCCTCATCTTAGTCTCTCacatgcctcccctcccctcccacacagTGTTTAAGAAAATCCCAACTCCATTCAAGGGATGCCAATACCATCTAAGCCTTAAATAGAGCACGTGCCTTCTAGCTCAGCTCAGTTGATCTTCATTTCCAAAGATCACTGGTTATGAATAACAAGGGCCAcaagaaatgtttgaaaaaatttgTAAATGGTTCCTTCCAGCAGAGAAACTTCTGCATATACTGACCAGTGAGAATCGGACCTTTAAATCAGAGTCGGTTTCAGCATGATCTTAGTGCACTTAGTTGCTAAGACCTCAGGTTGTTGCTATCTAATCTGGCGTAGCTTTTGGATTCGCGCTAAGTGTCATCTCCACTTGCTTTATGCGGTGTCTGTTCAAAGTCGGTGCCCCTGCAGCGTGCTCCAGAGAGTTGAAAACATGTAACCGGTAATTCTTCCTGGCTGGAAACGGAAAAAGGCTCCCTGACAAAGATCTGCTTGTTAAATGTCTCCAGTGAAATGACACAGCCTGTCTCTTGTTGGAGCACTTATGAACTTCTATGCCTTGAGTTTACAGTTAATTCACTTTCTAATTATGAAGAGTTCCTTTCACGTGCCATGGCCCGAGGCCGGCCGAGGTTTCTCTGCTCCACTGAGGTCACACTCCCCCCGAAGTCCAGAAGACCCAGCGCTGCACCTCCATACACTTTCCTTCCTAAGGGAACGTGGAGGTGACAGGTCTTCAAACTTCCTTGACTTCTAAATTCTGCATGGCAGGATATAAGGGACAAGTATATACTGATGTTATGATCTAAGCAAAAAAAGGTTAATAAACAGGTGAGTGAcagtaaaaataagaataatgcaAATCGGAACCAGTTTATCTTCATAAGTCGTCATGTTTTAGCATTTACAACATCAGTCTCCATCATTCCAGAAGGTCGTGAAAAACCGAGGGTAGTAAAGTACTTGGCTGTGTTTTCCTGTTGATTTGTACTATTCTCACTCGGGTTTACAGCCTTCAGTGGAACGATTTACTAAGTCGTTTTGGAGATCTGCTTTGGCACAGGGGAATTGCAGCGGCCT from Saccopteryx leptura isolate mSacLep1 chromosome X, mSacLep1_pri_phased_curated, whole genome shotgun sequence includes:
- the MSL3 gene encoding MSL complex subunit 3 isoform X3 — protein: MSASEGMKFKFHSGEKVLCFEPDPTKARVLYDAKIVDVIVGKDEKGRKIPEYLIHFNGWNRSWDRWAAEDHVLRDTDENRRLQRKLARKAVARLRGRKKKRCRLPGVDSVLRSLPVEEKDKKDENSISTSSDNSSEEKDEAVSDESDTEEKTKAKAGLELHMKRAMEERAITIDIPEVLKKKLEDDCYYINRRKRLVKLPCQTNIITILESYVKHFAINAAFSATERPRHHHAMSHATMNVHYIPAEKNVDLCKEMVDGIRITFDYTLPLVLLYPYEQVQYKKVTSSKFFLPIKESATSTSRSQEELSPSPPLLNPSTPQSTESQPTTGEPATPKRRKAEPEALQSLRRSTRHSANSDRLSESSASPQPKRRQQDASASMPKLFLHLEKKTPVHSRSSSPVPVTPSKEGSTVFASFEGRRTNEINEVLAWKLVPDSYPPGDQPPPPSCIYGAQHLLRLFVKLPEILGKMSFSEKNLKALLKHFDLFLRFLAEYHDDFFPESAYVAACEAHYSTKNPRATY
- the MSL3 gene encoding MSL complex subunit 3 isoform X5, with the translated sequence MSVNIKMHFSCGSRCAPFPRSRGRKKKRCRLPGVDSVLRSLPVEEKDKKDENSISTSSDNSSEEKDEAVSDESDTEEKTKAKAGLELHMKRAMEERAITIDIPEVLKKKLEDDCYYINRRKRLVKLPCQTNIITILESYVKHFAINAAFSATERPRHHHAMSHATMNVHYIPAEKNVDLCKEMVDGIRITFDYTLPLVLLYPYEQVQYKKVTSSKFFLPIKESATSTSRSQEELSPSPPLLNPSTPQSTESQPTTGEPATPKRRKAEPEALQSLRRSTRHSANSDRLSESSASPQPKRRQQDASASMPKLFLHLEKKTPVHSRSSSPVPVTPSKEGSTVFASFEGRRTNEINEVLAWKLVPDSYPPGDQPPPPSCIYGAQHLLRLFVKLPEILGKMSFSEKNLKALLKHFDLFLRFLAEYHDDFFPESAYVAACEAHYSTKNPRATY
- the MSL3 gene encoding MSL complex subunit 3 isoform X2, which produces MSASEGMKFKFHSGEKVLCFEPDPTKARVLYDAKIVDVIVGKDEKGRKIPEYLIHFNGWNRSWDRWAAEDHVLRDTDENRRLQRKLARKAVARLSRGRKKKRCRLPGVDSVLRSLPVEEKDKKDENSISTSSDNSSEEKDEAVSDESDTEEKTKAKAGLELHMKRAMEERAITIDIPEVLKKKLEDDCYYINRRKRLVKLPCQTNIITILESYVKHFAINAAFSATERPRHHHAMSHATMNVHYIPAEKNVDLCKEMVDGIRITFDYTLPLVLLYPYEQVQYKKVTSSKFFLPIKESATSTSRSQEELSPSPPLLNPSTPQSTESQPTTGEPATPKRRKAEPEALQSLRRSTRHSANSDRLSESSASPQPKRRQQDASASMPKLFLHLEKKTPVHSRSSSPVPVTPSKEGSTVFASFEGRRTNEINEVLAWKLVPDSYPPGDQPPPPSCIYGAQHLLRLFVKLPEILGKMSFSEKNLKALLKHFDLFLRFLAEYHDDFFPESAYVAACEAHYSTKNPRATY
- the MSL3 gene encoding MSL complex subunit 3 isoform X4, with the translated sequence MSASEGMKFKFHSGEKVLCFEPDPTKARVLYDAKIVDVIVGKDEKGRKIPEYLIHFNGWNRSWDRWAAEDHVLRDTDENRRLQRKLARKAVARLGRKKKRCRLPGVDSVLRSLPVEEKDKKDENSISTSSDNSSEEKDEAVSDESDTEEKTKAKAGLELHMKRAMEERAITIDIPEVLKKKLEDDCYYINRRKRLVKLPCQTNIITILESYVKHFAINAAFSATERPRHHHAMSHATMNVHYIPAEKNVDLCKEMVDGIRITFDYTLPLVLLYPYEQVQYKKVTSSKFFLPIKESATSTSRSQEELSPSPPLLNPSTPQSTESQPTTGEPATPKRRKAEPEALQSLRRSTRHSANSDRLSESSASPQPKRRQQDASASMPKLFLHLEKKTPVHSRSSSPVPVTPSKEGSTVFASFEGRRTNEINEVLAWKLVPDSYPPGDQPPPPSCIYGAQHLLRLFVKLPEILGKMSFSEKNLKALLKHFDLFLRFLAEYHDDFFPESAYVAACEAHYSTKNPRATY